The sequence AAACAAAACTCTAATTGATTGATTATCAATTAGAGTTTAATGTTTTAAGTACCCAGTACCAGAATCGAACTGGTACATCTTTCGATACTAGAGTTTGAGTCTAGCGCGTCTACCAATTCCGCCAACTGGGCTTGATGTTTGTTTTAAATTGGTGTGCAAATATAGGAACTTTTTTTAATGTTCAAAAACTTTTTATTAATTTTTCTTTAAAAATTTATCTCCAAACCATCGTAACCAAGGTGTATTCCAGCAGGAAGTAACTTATCTTCAACATCATGCAGGCCGAAATGATGACTCAAATGTGTCAAAAATAATTTCTTAGGTTTTAGCTCTTCATAGAGTTTTATCACATCCGGCAATATAAAATGAGCAGGATGTGGATCAAATTTACGGATGCAGTTTAAGATAAGAACATCTAAATTTTGCAATTTTTCTTTTTCGATGTCAGAAATAAAGCCGGCATCTGTGATGTACGCTAAGTTTTTAAATTTATATCCGAAAACTGAAATTTTATAATGAATAACTTCAATCGGGATAATTTCGCAATCTAAAACTTCAAATGGAGTATTCTCAATCGTATGCAGATCAAATGCAGGAGCTCCCGGATATCTTTCATCAGCAAAAGCATATGGAAAACGATTTTTGACTTCATTTCCGACCCTCTCGCTGCAATAAAGCGGCATATTTTTTCCGCTTTTAAAAATTAATGGGCGCATATCGTCAAGACCAATCACATGATCGTTATGTTCGTGGGTGAGAAGAGCGATGTCGATATGATTTTCTTTATTAATCAGCATTTGCTGACGAAAATCGGGCCCACAATCGATGAGAATTTTTCTATTTTCATCAGTTGTCACCATTGCAGAAGCTCTAAAACGGTTGTCTTTCGGATTTTGGGATGTGCAAACCTCACAGGTGCAACCAATAACGGGAACGCCTTGCGAAGTTCCGGTTCCTAAAAATTTCAACTTCATTTTGTTTTGAGGTTGGTTTAATTTTGGTAAATTTACGAAAAATTTAATGTCCTAATGTATCAGAAACTAACTCCTAAACAAAAAGCATTAACAATTAATCTAGATCCTACTATTTATGGTACTTTCGCAGAAATTGGAGCAGGGCAGGAAACTGTACGACACTTTTTTAGAGCAGGGGGAGCTTCCGGTACGATTGCTAAGGCGATGTCAGCCTACGACAAAGATTTTAGTGATGCCATCTACGGAAAAGAAGCGAAAAATAGGTATGTAACTCAGAATAGACTTCGTAAGATGCTTCGTTATGAGGTTTCGTTGATTGAAGAAAGAATTTCCAGAGAAAACAGCCCAAACAGAAAGTTTTTTTCTTATGCAAATACAGTAACGACCATCAATTTTGATAAAACGGTAAAAGGTCACGGTTGGGTAGGAATTCGTTTTCAGGTAAAAGAAAATGAAGACTATAATGAGGTTGTCATTCACGTAAAATTCAAAGAAAATGATGCTACTTTGCAGCAGGAAACTCTTGGGAATTTAGGTGTTAATCTTATTTTCGGCGCATTTACTTATTTCGATAACCCGAGAAGGTTGATTGAATCTCTTTATGATGACGTGGCTACAGACAATCTTGAGATTGATATGATCGATTTCAGCGGTCCAGCTTTCGCCTATGTTGACAACAGATTGATGTCTTTGCAATTGGTGAAAAATAACATGACCGATGCAGTAATCTTTAATTCTCAAGGCAACAATATGCTTCCTGCAGATGTTTTGTATAAAAAGAATATTTTCGCGGTAAGAGGAAGTTTCAGACCGGTAACAAGGGTAAATATTGATATGCTCCGAAACGGAATGGATATGTTTCTGAAAGATGCGATCTGTACTCAGGAAGAAACAGAAGTTTTAATTGAAATTACCATCTCTAACCTACGTGCAGATGGAGATATTGATGAAAGAGATTTTCTGGATAGGGTAGACGTACTGGGTAAATTGGGATATACCGTAATTATTTCAAACTTCTCAGAATACTACAGATTGATTGATTATTTCTCTCATTATACGAATGGTGACATTGGTGTAGCGATGGGGGTAAATAATATGTTGATGGTATTCGATGAGAAATATTATAAAGACCTTTCTGGTGGAATTCTGGAAGCTTTTGGTAAGTTTTTCCGTAACGGAATGAGAGTGTATCTTTATCCTTACAAAGATCCTGAAACTCACGAATTGCTTGATTCTGAAACCCTTAAAGTAGAAGAAAGTCTGAAAGAATTATATAAATATTTCAAATTAAATAACCGTATTGTAGATATTAAAAACTACGATCCGGAGTTTTTGGAAATTTATTCGAGAGAAATACTGAGAAAAATAGCCTGCAACGTAAGCGGTTGGGAAAATCAGGTGCCGGAAGGTGTTGCTGAAATGATAAAAGAAAGAGGAATGTTCGGTTACAAACAAGAGCTTTCTCTAAAACAATTTTCTTAAAACAAATTTAAAATGTCTGAATTAAAAAAAAGACTTTCATCGATTCTTGAGAGTCCAAAACATAATACTGAGGAGAAACTTGAAAAGGTTTGTCATCTTTTAGATCAGGAAATTTCATATTTCAACTGGACTGGTTTTTACTTTAAAAACGGTGATAAAGACGAGTTGAAGTTAGGTCCTTACGTTGGTGCAGAAACAGATCATATCATTATCCCTTACGGAAAAGGAATTTGCGGACAGGTTGCCGTTTCAAACGAAACTTTCATCGTTCCTGATGTTCATTTGCAGGATAATTATTTGAGCTGCTCAATTGATACCAAAGCTGAAATCGTAGTTCCTATCTTTAAAAATGGTGAAAATATTGGACAAATTGATATTGATTCTCACACCATCGATCCATTTACAAAAGAAGATTTAGAATTGCTGGAATGGCTTTGTCATGAAGTTTCTAAGATTTTGTAATCTTAATTATTAAAACTAAAATATAAACTCCGATTTTTTGTCGGAGTTTTTTTGTGAATGAAAACATCAATAGGAATGGGCTTTAGCCCGTTTAAGAATGAAAAAAAATCATTTGGCTTTGGCCAAAACTTAGTGATTAAATTCAGCAATTAATTCCTTAAAATAATTCTCACACTTCGCAATATGCGTTCCGTACCAAGAAAAAGCTTCACCATCAACGATGATAATTTTCTTTTCGGGATAAAATTCTTTAAGTTTCGCAATATGTTTTTCCTTAAATGGAAAAGGCTCTGATGAAAGCATGATCACATCCGCTTCAGCTAAATCCTCAATCTGAACTTCAGGATAACGGGTTTGGCTTTTAAAAATATTTTCAAAACCTATTTCGGCAAGAATGTTATGAATAAAAGTATCTGAACCTACCGTCATATAAGGATTTTTCCAAATCAGATAGGCAGTCTTTATTTTTGTATGAATTTTTGCACCATTAAGAACTTCGTAAATTTTAAGATTAAAAATCTGTGCTCTTTCTTCTTTATTAAAAAGTAAGCCCAGGTTTTTAACTAAATAATAATTGTCTTCAATCGTCTCCGTATTATAAACAATCACTTTGAAATCTTTCATTAAAATTTCAACCTGTTCTTTTACGTTTTCTTCTTTGTTGGCTAAGATTAAATCGGGTTTTAAAGCTTTAATTTTTTCAATATTCAAGTTTTTTGTACCACCGATAATTTCCACATTTTTTACTTTGTCTTCGGGATGAATACAGAATTTCGTTCTGCCGATAATTTCGTTTTCGGTTAATCCCAAATCAAATAAAGCTTCAGTAATTGAAGGTACCAGAGAAATAACTTTCATGACTAGATTTTAGACTTTGCCTAAAATTACAAAAGTTTTCCGGTTAAGAAAAGTCCGGCAATCGTAAAGTAAATAATCAAACCTGTAACGTCGACCAACGTTGCAACAAATGGTGCAGAAGAAGTTGCTGGGTCAAGATTGAATTTTTTAAGAATAAAAGGAACCATTGATCCCGATAAAGTTCCCCAAAGTACAATCATCGATAATGACATTCCAGCACTGAGTGCGATGAAAAACCAGTAATCACCGTAATCAAACCAGCCCATTTTGTGCCAGATCATAATTCTGAAAAAACCGATTACCCCAAGAAATGTTCCCAGAATTAGGCCTGTAACCAATTCCTTTTTCATCACAATCCACCAGTCTTTGATGGTGATTTCTTGAAGTGCCATTGCACGGATAATCAAAGTTGCAGCCTGCGAACCTGAATTTCCGCCACTTGATATAATTAATGGAATGAAAAGTGCCAAGACCACAGCTTTTTCAATTTCGTTTTCATAATATCCCATCACAGAAGCGGTAATCAACTGTAAGAAAAACAAAACAATCAGCCAAAGCCCTCTTTTTTTAATCATTTCAAACCAATGTGTTTGAATATAAGGATCATCCAAAGCTTCAACACCCCCGAATTTTTGAATGTCTTCAGTGTTTTGAGATTCAATTTGATCTAAAATGTCATCAATCGTCACAATTCCTACCAAAACTCCTGCATCCGTAATAATGGGAAGTGCGGTACGGTCATATTTTTCAAAGTAGGTTACGGCATCTTCTTTTGAAGTTGTTGTCTTGATGGCTACAAACTGATTGTCGGTAAGATCTGAAACCAAAGTATCATCTTCAACTAATAGCAAACTTCCAAGTGCTAAATCGTCAATCAAGCGATTTCTCTCATCAACAACGTACAAATGGTTGATGGTTTCCACTCTTTTTCCGACTTTTTTGATTTGCTGAAGACATCTTTTTACCGTCCATTCTTTACGAATTTGGATGTAATAAGGTGTCATCAGACGGGCAATAGAATCAGAATCATACCCCAAAAGCTTCAGGGCAATTCTTCTTTCTTGAGGATTAAGGTGATTGATTGAATATTTAATCAATTCATCAGGAAAATCTTCAAAAAGTGCGGTTCTGTCATCGGGTGTCATCGCATTCAGGATCTCAGAAACTTCGTCACTGCCGATGCTTCGGATAGTTTCTTCTTGGAAATCAGGATCTAAATGGGAAAAAACATCGGCTTTGTACTCTTTTGGAACTTTCAGAAAAGCCAATAGCCTTTCATCAGCATGAAGTTCGCTAAGTCTTTCGGCAATGTCGGCTGGATTAAAGGTAAGTTCGTCTGTATGATTCAAAACCTGAATTTTTTGGATATGCAAAAATAATCCAAAATATCAACAAACAAGAACGATAACGTAAATTTAAGGATTTATTAAAGGTTAAAAACCGGCTTCAGAAGAGGGTTTCTGTTTTCTCAATTCTTTCAGAATGCTTTTCATCGCACCATTGGTACCTATTTTAATTGAATTTTCTGCAGAACCCAAAAGACGCATGTTTTTACGGTAGGTGTCGTAATCTGATGAGGCAATGAAGTTTCCCTCAGCGTCAAAGAGTTTCATGCTCACAACAACCTGATTAGAAAATACATATTTTCCTAAACCTACTTTGAAATATTTTACTTTAGGAACCACTACAAAATCAGCATCGTTGTTTTTGCTGTATTCTGAAATAGTCTTAGAATCGATGCTGTCATAAGAAACCTGAACCTCGGATCTCAACATTTTATTTTTTCTAAATCCGCTCACTTTATCTGAAACAGCGCTGAAAAATGCATGATTGGTGGGTTCCTTAATCTCCTCAAGATCAGGTTCTACTTCAGGATTAAAGTATAAGATTTTCTTTA comes from Chryseobacterium sp. 3008163 and encodes:
- a CDS encoding TonB-dependent receptor; this translates as MYQKLTPKQKALTINLDPTIYGTFAEIGAGQETVRHFFRAGGASGTIAKAMSAYDKDFSDAIYGKEAKNRYVTQNRLRKMLRYEVSLIEERISRENSPNRKFFSYANTVTTINFDKTVKGHGWVGIRFQVKENEDYNEVVIHVKFKENDATLQQETLGNLGVNLIFGAFTYFDNPRRLIESLYDDVATDNLEIDMIDFSGPAFAYVDNRLMSLQLVKNNMTDAVIFNSQGNNMLPADVLYKKNIFAVRGSFRPVTRVNIDMLRNGMDMFLKDAICTQEETEVLIEITISNLRADGDIDERDFLDRVDVLGKLGYTVIISNFSEYYRLIDYFSHYTNGDIGVAMGVNNMLMVFDEKYYKDLSGGILEAFGKFFRNGMRVYLYPYKDPETHELLDSETLKVEESLKELYKYFKLNNRIVDIKNYDPEFLEIYSREILRKIACNVSGWENQVPEGVAEMIKERGMFGYKQELSLKQFS
- a CDS encoding pyruvate decarboxylase, coding for MKKIFFFTLISTVFIISISSVKAQKAHTADKIKKILYFNPEVEPDLEEIKEPTNHAFFSAVSDKVSGFRKNKMLRSEVQVSYDSIDSKTISEYSKNNDADFVVVPKVKYFKVGLGKYVFSNQVVVSMKLFDAEGNFIASSDYDTYRKNMRLLGSAENSIKIGTNGAMKSILKELRKQKPSSEAGF
- the mgtE gene encoding magnesium transporter: MNHTDELTFNPADIAERLSELHADERLLAFLKVPKEYKADVFSHLDPDFQEETIRSIGSDEVSEILNAMTPDDRTALFEDFPDELIKYSINHLNPQERRIALKLLGYDSDSIARLMTPYYIQIRKEWTVKRCLQQIKKVGKRVETINHLYVVDERNRLIDDLALGSLLLVEDDTLVSDLTDNQFVAIKTTTSKEDAVTYFEKYDRTALPIITDAGVLVGIVTIDDILDQIESQNTEDIQKFGGVEALDDPYIQTHWFEMIKKRGLWLIVLFFLQLITASVMGYYENEIEKAVVLALFIPLIISSGGNSGSQAATLIIRAMALQEITIKDWWIVMKKELVTGLILGTFLGVIGFFRIMIWHKMGWFDYGDYWFFIALSAGMSLSMIVLWGTLSGSMVPFILKKFNLDPATSSAPFVATLVDVTGLIIYFTIAGLFLTGKLL
- a CDS encoding MBL fold metallo-hydrolase, with the protein product MKLKFLGTGTSQGVPVIGCTCEVCTSQNPKDNRFRASAMVTTDENRKILIDCGPDFRQQMLINKENHIDIALLTHEHNDHVIGLDDMRPLIFKSGKNMPLYCSERVGNEVKNRFPYAFADERYPGAPAFDLHTIENTPFEVLDCEIIPIEVIHYKISVFGYKFKNLAYITDAGFISDIEKEKLQNLDVLILNCIRKFDPHPAHFILPDVIKLYEELKPKKLFLTHLSHHFGLHDVEDKLLPAGIHLGYDGLEINF
- a CDS encoding ABC transporter substrate-binding protein, with the translated sequence MKVISLVPSITEALFDLGLTENEIIGRTKFCIHPEDKVKNVEIIGGTKNLNIEKIKALKPDLILANKEENVKEQVEILMKDFKVIVYNTETIEDNYYLVKNLGLLFNKEERAQIFNLKIYEVLNGAKIHTKIKTAYLIWKNPYMTVGSDTFIHNILAEIGFENIFKSQTRYPEVQIEDLAEADVIMLSSEPFPFKEKHIAKLKEFYPEKKIIIVDGEAFSWYGTHIAKCENYFKELIAEFNH
- a CDS encoding GAF domain-containing protein; this translates as MSELKKRLSSILESPKHNTEEKLEKVCHLLDQEISYFNWTGFYFKNGDKDELKLGPYVGAETDHIIIPYGKGICGQVAVSNETFIVPDVHLQDNYLSCSIDTKAEIVVPIFKNGENIGQIDIDSHTIDPFTKEDLELLEWLCHEVSKIL